Genomic DNA from Nonomuraea rubra:
TCTGCCCCGGGGCCAGGCAGCCGCCGCCGGGTGGCGCGGCGGGAGCCGGCTGGGTGGACAGCAGGAGCGCGGCGAGTGCGGTGCCGCCGGCGACGAGCGTTGCGCGCGTCAAGCGCATACGTGGTTCTCCTTCGCGGAGAGTGGGGGGATGGCGTCCCGGGCGGTCAACGCCGGGCGGCCATTATTACGAAGTGTAGTTATAGCACTACGTACAGCAACAACGGTGTGCTGGAGTACCCGCGAAAAATCAGTCGCCCCCGGGTACGCACTGCGGCAGCATGATGACGGCGGGTGTCGGCTTCCGGGGAGGGCGGATGACTGTGCTCGGGACACGCGAGGGCTCCGGGGACGCACCGTCCTCCCGTAAATCGTCGATCATGCTCGTCCTGCGCTACTACTTCGGCGAGCTGAAGCGCCAGTGGCGGGTCGCCGCGCCCGCGCTGACGCTTCCCGCGCTGGGCAACGTCTGCCTGTTCTACCTGGCGCCGCTCGCGGTGGCCGGGCTCGTGGGGCACCTGGCCGGCGGTGGTGACGGCGCGATCGGCGCGCTGCTGCCGTACGTGCTCGGCTTCGGCGGCCTGCTGCTGGCGGGCGAGGTGTTCTGGCGGCTGGGCCTGCACTTCCTCAACCGCACGGACGCCCGTGGCATCGAACGGCTCGGCGTGGTCGGCATGGACGAGCTGCTCGTCAAGGACGCCGCGTTCTTCCACGACAACTTCGCCGGCTCGCTGACCAAGCGGGTGCTGGGCTTCTCCAGCAGGTTCGAGGACTTCGTCGACACGATGACGTTCTCCATCATGGCCAAGCTGGTGCCGCTGGCCTTCGCCTCGGTGGTGCTGTGGCGCTACGACCCGCTGCTGGTCGTCGTGCTGCTGGGGCTCATCGTCGTCACCGGCTTCCTCGTCGCCCCGCTCATCAGGCGCAGGCAGGCGCTGGTCGACGAGCGCGAGGCCGCCAAGGTCCGGGTGTCGGGGCACGTGGCCGACGTGCTGTCCAACATGGACACGGTCCGCGCGTTCGCCGCCGAGGACCGCGAGGCCATCGAGCACCGCGCCAGGATCGCCGAGCAGGCCAGGCTGTCGCTGCGCTCATGGGACTACGGCAACCTGCGGGTCGACACCGTCGTCGCGCCGATGTCGGTCCTGACCAGCGCCGTGGGCCTGCTGCTGGCGGTGGCGCTGCGCGGCGGCCTGGGCGTGGAGGCCATCATCGTGACCTTCACCTACTACACGAACACGATCAGCATCATGTTCGAGTTCAACCAGATCTACCGGCGGCTGGAGAGCGTGCTCACCGAGGCCGCCCAGTTCACCGAGCTGCTGCTCGAACCGCCCACCGTGGTGGACCCGCCCGACCCGCAGCCGCTGCGGCCGGCCGACGCGAGCGTGCGCTTCGAACGGGTGCGCTTCGCCTACGCCGAGGGCCCGCCCCTGTTCGACCGCCTCGACCTCGACATCCCCAGCGGCACCAGGATCGGGCTGGTGGGCCAGTCCGGCGGCGGCAAGAGCACGCTCACCCGGCTGCTGCTGCGGCTGATGGACATCGACGGGGGCCGCATCCTCATCGGCGGCCAGGACATCGCCCGCCTGCGCCAGGCCGACCTGCGCAGCCTCATCGCGTACGTGCCGCAGGAGCCGGCCATGTTCCACCGGTCGATCCGCGACAACATCGCCTTCGCCCGGCCGGACGCCACCGACGCCGAGATCCTGCGGGCGGCGCGGGCGGCGCACGTCACCGAGTTCGCCGAGTCGCTGCCCGACGGGTTCGGCACGCTGGTGGGGGAGCGCGGCGTCAAGCTCTCCGGCGGCCAGCGGCAGCGCCTCGCCCTGGCCCGCGCCATCCTGCGTGACGCGCCGATCCTGCTGCTGGACGAGGCGACCAGCGCCCTCGACTCCGAGAGCGAGATCCTCGTCCAGGAGGCCCTGTGGCGGCTGATGGAGGGGCGGACCGCGCTGGTGGTCGCCCACCGGCTGAGCACGGTCGTCCGGATGGACCGGCTCGTCGTGCTCAACAAGGGGCACATCGTCGAGCAGGGCACCCACAGCGAGCTGCTGCAGGCGCAGGGGCCGTACGCCCGGCTGTGGCGGCACCAGTCGGGCGGCTTCCTGATCGACGACGACCTCGACGACGACGCCCCGGATGACGACGCCTCAGCCGAGGACGCCTCGGACGACGAGGGGACGTCGGACGTGCTGGCCGGGGCGCGCGACCGCTGAGGGGGCGTCGGACCGCTGAGGGGGCCTCGGCTCAGAAGGCGGCGAGCTTGGCGAAGCGTTCGCCGATGAGGCGGTGGGTGGCGGCGTCCGGGTGGAGCTCGTCGGGCAGCGGCAGCTCGGCGTAGTCGGCCTCGCCGTAGAGGTCGCGGCCGTCGAGGTAGCGCAGGTTCGGGTCCTCGGCCCGCCGCTGCTCGACGATGCGGGCCAGCTCGTCCCGGATGACGCCCAGCGTCAGCTTGCCCGCGGCGCGCTCGGCCGGGTCGCCGGTGGCGCGGAAGCGCAGCTTGCCGGTGCTGAGCGCGGCGAGGTCGAAGGCGCCCGGGCCGGGGGTGTCCTCGTGGATGGGGCAGTAGAGGGCGGAGACGACCAGCAGCGGCGCGTCCGGATGGCCCTCGCGGATGGTGTCGAGGAAGCCGTGCACCGCCGGCCCGAACGCGCGCAGCCGCATCAGGTCGGCGTTGACCACGTTGATGCCGAGCTTGACGCTGATCACGTCGGCCGGGGTGTCCCGCATGGCCCGGGCGGTGAACGGGTCGAGCAGCGCGCTCCCGCCCAGGCCGAGGTTGATCAGCTCCAGGCCGGACAGGGAGGCGGCCAGCGCGGGCCACGTGGTGCTGGGGCTCGCCGCGTCGGAGCCGTGGCTGATCGAGCTGCCGTGGTGCAGCCACACCCTGCGCCCGAGGTCCGGCACGGGCTCGGCCGGGGCGTCCGTACGCAGCGCGACGAGCTCGGTGGTCTCGTTGTGCGGCAGCCAGATCTCGACGTCCTTCACCCGGTCGGGCAGGCCCGAGAAGCGCACGGTGCCGGTCGGGCCGGGGCGGTGCTCGGCCGCGCCGGTGGCCAGGTCGATGGTCACCGTGTTGCCGTCGCCGAGAGTGGCCTGGCCGGTGAGGCGGCCGTCGATGAGCAGGTCGTACACGCCGTCGGGGCGTGGCGGCGCGCCCACGTAGACCCGCTTGGTGGGCAGCGTGTCCAGCTCGACGGTGGTGGCCCGGGTGCGGAGGGCCAGCCGTACGCCGGAGGGTTGTGACTCCGCCATGGCGAGCTGGCCGTCGGTGTACTGGGCGCGGGCGCGGGCGGGCAGCCGGTGCGGCAGCAGGCCGTGCGCGGTGCGTTCCAGGTCGAGGGCGCCGCGCAGGAGGGCGGCGGTGATGGGCGTGGTGATGAGCATGGTGTCAGCCGATCGCTTCCGGGGTCGGAGGGGTGGTCATGGCGCGGGGGCGGGCCAGTTGCGGAGGAGGGCGTCGAGGGCGTCCATGGTGCGGGACCAGGTCTGCTGGGTGTCGGGCGCGCTGTGGCTGAACCCGCCGCCCAGCTCCAGGCTGACGTAGCCGTGGAAGACGCTGCCCAGCAGCCGTACGGCGTGGGTCTGGTCGGGCTCGGACAGGTCGTAGCCGCGCAGGATCGCCCGCGTCATCTGCGCGTGCCGCACGCCGGCGCTGGCGGCGGCCGTCTCCGGGTCGAGCCTGAGCTGGGCCGCGGCGTAGCGGCCCGGATGCTCGTGGGCGTAGTCGCGGTAGACGTTCGCGAAGGCGATCAGGGCGTCCTTGCCCGCGCGGCCCGCCAGGGCCTCGGCTGCCCGGTCGGCCAGCTCCTCCAGGGCGAGCAGCGCGATCCTGGTCTTGAGGTCGTGGGAGCTCTTCAGGTGCGAGTACAGGCTGGCGACCTTGACGTCGAACCGCCTGGCCACGGCCGAGACCGTCACCTGCTCGAACCCGACCTCGTCGGCCAGCTCGGCCCCCGCCCGCACCAGGCGCTCCGTGGTCAGCCCCGCTCGTGCCATAACACTCCCTCCATTTGCCGTAAGCGATTATGTATTTTCCTAAAGGCTTTAGGCAAACCGTGAAGAGGTGATTGAATGGAACAAAGCATTCCGTTCTGATATGGTGGAGCCAACTTCACCAGAGGAGGATGAAATGATCCTGGTTGTCGGGGCTACGGCCCACTTCGGCAGGCAGACCGTCGAAACGCTCGCCGCCGAGGGCCACCGGGTCCGGGCCCTGAGCCGCGAGCCGGGGAAGGCCGGGTTGCCCGCGGGCGTCGAGGTCGTGCGCGGTGACCTGACGCTGGAGGAGACGCTGGCCCCCGCGCTGAGCGGGGTGGACGCGGTCTTCCTCGTGCTGCCGTACGGCATGGACGCGGCCCCGCTGCTGCGGGCCACGCGGCGGGCCGGCGTCCGGCGGATCGTGTTCCTGTCGTCAGGGGCCGTGGTCGACGGCGCCGGCGAGCAGCCCGACGTGATCGCCGCCTACCATCACGGGGTCGAGCAGGCCGTCAAGGCCACCGGTGCGGAGTGGACGTTCCTGCGCCTCTTCTTCCCCGCCATCAACTCCCTGTCGTACGCCATGCAGCTCGGCGGCTCCGACGTCGTGCGCGGCGCGTACGCCGGTGCCACCAGCGCCCCCATCCACGAGGGCGACGTCGCCGCGGTGGCGGCCCGGGTGCTGACCGGCGACGCGCACGCGGGCAAGGTGTACGAGCTGACCGGGCCCGAGTCCATGACCCAGGCCGAGCAGGTGGGCGTGCTCGGCACGGTGCTCGGCCGCCCGCTGCGCTTCGAGGAGCTCGACGCCGGGCCGGTCAGGGCGCAGCTGGGCCGATTCATGGACCCGGCCTTCGTCAACGCGCTGTTCGACCTGATGGAGGCCACGGTGGGCAAGCCCGCGCCGGTCGGCTCCCTGGTCGAGGAGCTCACCGGCCGGCCCGCCCGCACGTACGCGCAGTGGGCCGCCGACCACCGCGCCGACTTCGGCTGAGCACCACCCTCTTACGGGTGCCGGTCAGCGGGGCGTGCTCTCCGTCGTGCGGAGCTCGCTGAACAGCCGCAGCGTCAGCCGGCGCGGCCACAGCAGCGGCACGCCGGGCAGCCGCAGGCTCCAGGAGGAGAACGACGTCTCCAGGACGATCTTCTCGTACGGCCGCTCACCGGGAATCTCGGCGCACAACACGGACACGGCCCGGCACACCTCCTGCCGCCCGGACCGCAGCCAGGCCCGCCCTTCGCGGTCCAGGTCGGCGGCCTCCCACCACAGGTCCTGCGGCTCGCCGCGGCGCGCGGGCAGCGGGAGCCGCAGCGCGAATCCCGCCAGCGCCCCGCCGGGGCGCAGGTAGAAGGATCCGGTGAGACCGGGCAGTGCGTAGAGGGGTTCGTCGGACGTGCCCGTCGAGAGCGTCGCCTCGGTGGCGTCCATGGCGATCCGCCAGGCCATGATTCACCTCGCTGTCACTCAGGTACTCTCTAAGACGCTGCTGAGCGCGCATTTGTGACATGTCGGGCGGGTCCCTATGACGCGGATCACATCTTCCCCGGACGTGTCACACTCGCGGCCCCGGCGAGCTCTTGGATCGCGGATCCGGAGACACCGAGACGGGGGAGCTGGGATGACGATGCCCGGGACGGAGAGGGACGGGACGAAGCGGGACGACAGGGCCTCCGAGGTGTTCGCCCGCCACCGCGAGCTGCTGTTCTCCATCGTCTACAACATGCTCGGCACGGTCGGCGACACCGAGGACGTGCTCCAGGAGACGTGGCTGGCCTGGTCGGGCAAGGACCTGGAGCGGATCGAGAACCACCGCGCCTACCTGGCGCGCATCGCGGTCAACCAGGCCCTGGCCCACCAGAGCGCGCTGCGCAGGCGCAAGGAGACCTACCTGGGCCCGTGGCTGCCGGAGCCGCTGGCCGACGACGCGGCGGAGCCCGCCGTACGCGGGGAGTCGGTGTCGATCGCGATGCTGGTGGTGCTGGAGACGCTCACCCCGCTGGAGCGGGCGGTGTTCGTCCTGCACGAGGTGTTCGCCTACCGGCACACCGAGATCGCCGACATGATCGACCGGAGCCCGGCCGCGGTCCGGCAGATCGCGCACCGGGCCCGGGAGCACGTGCAGGCGCGGCGGCCGAGGGCCCGCATCGACCGGCGTACGCACCAGGCGGTCACCGAGCGGTTCGTGGCGGCCGCGTTCGGCGGCGACCTGGGCGGGCTGATGGAGCTGCTCGCGCCCGACGTCACGCTGTGGCCCGACGGTGGCGGCAAGTCCGCGGTGGGCGGGCCGCGCCCGATCCGCGGCCGGGACAAGGTGGCCCGCACGATCGTCGCGGGCACCCGCCACAACGAGGACCTGGAGCTGCGTTACCGGCAGGTCAACGGCGAGCCCTCGCTGGTGCTGTTCTCGGAGGAGGGGCCGGTCGCCGTGATGGTGCTCGGCCTGGCGGCCGACGGCGAGCACGTGGACGACGTCTACATCATCAGCAATCCGGACAAGCTCGCCACCATCCCGGACGACCGGGACGACTGACAAGGCTGGAGCCCTCGGCCGGTCAGGGTGGCCGAGGGCTCCAGGGGCCTACCGGTAGGTGATGTCGGACGGGGAGTAGAGGCAGTTCACCCCGTCGGCGCCTTCACCGATCTTGGTGGGTTCACTGCCCTTCGGCACGCCCTTGTACTTCTCGCAGATGACCGCGCTGCCGTACACGGTGATCCGGCGGAAGCGCGCGGTGTCGCCCCAGTTGGTGTTGATGCCGGCCAGCACCTTGGTGGAGCGGGCGGTCACGCCGTCCATCACCACGTGGCGCTGGTAGGAGGAGGAGCAGTTGCCGCAGGCGCGGTAGAGCTTGCCCGAGCTGTGCACCTGGAAGTTCTTGATGGTGACCGTGCCGGCGCCGTTGTGCTGGAAGACCTTGTCGGAGCCGGACTTGGCGCCGCCGCCGTCCACCAGGTAGGTCGCCGAGGAGCTGGAGCTCATGAACGTGGCCGCGTCCTCGCCGACGTCGTTCCACCACACGTTGCGGATGGTGCAGGAGCCCAGGCAGTGGATGCCGTCGCCGGCCGGGGCGTCGATGATGACGTTCTGGATCGTGCCGCCGTTGGCGACCTCGAACATCGGGTCCTGGCTCTCGCTCTGGCCGCCGTCGCCGATGCCGTAGTAGCTCTTCATGCCACCGTCGAAGTTGGTGACCTGCTGGGTGTCGGCGAGCTTGACGCTGCCGGTGGCGGTCGGCCACGCGCCGCTGCCGTCCCCGCCGCCGCTGGTCGGGGTGATGGTCGGCGTGGGGGTGGGCGTGGGGTCCGGGCCGGAGCCGCCGGCGGCCCGCAGCGTCCACTGCTTGGTGGCGACCGAGTCGCAGGAGTTCTGCTGGAGGAGGGCGCCGGACGACGTGGAGTTGTCCTTGACGTTGAGGCACTTGCCGCCGTTGCCGTTGACCACCCGGTACGCCGACCCGGACGTGGTGAGCTGCCAGGTCTGCGACGCGCCCCCGGTGCAGCCCTCCTGCTGGACGGCCTTGCCCGCCGAGGTCGAGGCGTCGCGCACGCCCGCGCACTTGCCGCTGTGCTGGGCCTTGATCTGGAAGCCGCCGCTGGTGGCGGTGAGCGTGAAGACCTGCCCGGCGCCGCCCGAGCAGGTGCTCTGCACGAGCTGGACG
This window encodes:
- a CDS encoding ABC transporter ATP-binding protein; translation: MTVLGTREGSGDAPSSRKSSIMLVLRYYFGELKRQWRVAAPALTLPALGNVCLFYLAPLAVAGLVGHLAGGGDGAIGALLPYVLGFGGLLLAGEVFWRLGLHFLNRTDARGIERLGVVGMDELLVKDAAFFHDNFAGSLTKRVLGFSSRFEDFVDTMTFSIMAKLVPLAFASVVLWRYDPLLVVVLLGLIVVTGFLVAPLIRRRQALVDEREAAKVRVSGHVADVLSNMDTVRAFAAEDREAIEHRARIAEQARLSLRSWDYGNLRVDTVVAPMSVLTSAVGLLLAVALRGGLGVEAIIVTFTYYTNTISIMFEFNQIYRRLESVLTEAAQFTELLLEPPTVVDPPDPQPLRPADASVRFERVRFAYAEGPPLFDRLDLDIPSGTRIGLVGQSGGGKSTLTRLLLRLMDIDGGRILIGGQDIARLRQADLRSLIAYVPQEPAMFHRSIRDNIAFARPDATDAEILRAARAAHVTEFAESLPDGFGTLVGERGVKLSGGQRQRLALARAILRDAPILLLDEATSALDSESEILVQEALWRLMEGRTALVVAHRLSTVVRMDRLVVLNKGHIVEQGTHSELLQAQGPYARLWRHQSGGFLIDDDLDDDAPDDDASAEDASDDEGTSDVLAGARDR
- a CDS encoding GDSL-type esterase/lipase family protein, with the protein product MLITTPITAALLRGALDLERTAHGLLPHRLPARARAQYTDGQLAMAESQPSGVRLALRTRATTVELDTLPTKRVYVGAPPRPDGVYDLLIDGRLTGQATLGDGNTVTIDLATGAAEHRPGPTGTVRFSGLPDRVKDVEIWLPHNETTELVALRTDAPAEPVPDLGRRVWLHHGSSISHGSDAASPSTTWPALAASLSGLELINLGLGGSALLDPFTARAMRDTPADVISVKLGINVVNADLMRLRAFGPAVHGFLDTIREGHPDAPLLVVSALYCPIHEDTPGPGAFDLAALSTGKLRFRATGDPAERAAGKLTLGVIRDELARIVEQRRAEDPNLRYLDGRDLYGEADYAELPLPDELHPDAATHRLIGERFAKLAAF
- a CDS encoding TetR/AcrR family transcriptional regulator yields the protein MARAGLTTERLVRAGAELADEVGFEQVTVSAVARRFDVKVASLYSHLKSSHDLKTRIALLALEELADRAAEALAGRAGKDALIAFANVYRDYAHEHPGRYAAAQLRLDPETAAASAGVRHAQMTRAILRGYDLSEPDQTHAVRLLGSVFHGYVSLELGGGFSHSAPDTQQTWSRTMDALDALLRNWPAPAP
- a CDS encoding SDR family oxidoreductase, with the protein product MILVVGATAHFGRQTVETLAAEGHRVRALSREPGKAGLPAGVEVVRGDLTLEETLAPALSGVDAVFLVLPYGMDAAPLLRATRRAGVRRIVFLSSGAVVDGAGEQPDVIAAYHHGVEQAVKATGAEWTFLRLFFPAINSLSYAMQLGGSDVVRGAYAGATSAPIHEGDVAAVAARVLTGDAHAGKVYELTGPESMTQAEQVGVLGTVLGRPLRFEELDAGPVRAQLGRFMDPAFVNALFDLMEATVGKPAPVGSLVEELTGRPARTYAQWAADHRADFG
- the sigJ gene encoding RNA polymerase sigma factor SigJ; this encodes MTMPGTERDGTKRDDRASEVFARHRELLFSIVYNMLGTVGDTEDVLQETWLAWSGKDLERIENHRAYLARIAVNQALAHQSALRRRKETYLGPWLPEPLADDAAEPAVRGESVSIAMLVVLETLTPLERAVFVLHEVFAYRHTEIADMIDRSPAAVRQIAHRAREHVQARRPRARIDRRTHQAVTERFVAAAFGGDLGGLMELLAPDVTLWPDGGGKSAVGGPRPIRGRDKVARTIVAGTRHNEDLELRYRQVNGEPSLVLFSEEGPVAVMVLGLAADGEHVDDVYIISNPDKLATIPDDRDD
- a CDS encoding pectate lyase gives rise to the protein MREKERIGRRLMVVLATGLLATGGLVAALNSPASAAPSNGNYTLVNAGSGLCAAVPNQSTGDGVQLVQSTCSGGAGQVFTLTATSGGFQIKAQHSGKCAGVRDASTSAGKAVQQEGCTGGASQTWQLTTSGSAYRVVNGNGGKCLNVKDNSTSSGALLQQNSCDSVATKQWTLRAAGGSGPDPTPTPTPTITPTSGGGDGSGAWPTATGSVKLADTQQVTNFDGGMKSYYGIGDGGQSESQDPMFEVANGGTIQNVIIDAPAGDGIHCLGSCTIRNVWWNDVGEDAATFMSSSSSATYLVDGGGAKSGSDKVFQHNGAGTVTIKNFQVHSSGKLYRACGNCSSSYQRHVVMDGVTARSTKVLAGINTNWGDTARFRRITVYGSAVICEKYKGVPKGSEPTKIGEGADGVNCLYSPSDITYR